Genomic window (Daucus carota subsp. sativus chromosome 5, DH1 v3.0, whole genome shotgun sequence):
AGAACATGCTGGATATTATTCTCCACATTTTAGATCTTAGTTTAGGTCATGGATTTTGTTTCTGGTAGTGCCAGCCTTTTTGATGAATTATATTGCTTGTTTAGTGGCTTATATGAAGATCTTTTGGATCCTTTTCTTTTACTATACACTTAACCtctaaatatttgttaatttaaagCTTACTTGGTTTGGGCCCATATGAGCTTGAAGGAGCACTTTGTGTCTTACTGTTCACCGGAACAAGGGTTCGCTAGAAATGTTTGTTTATGGGAACTGGCGTTAGTAACCTGTGGACTTTTGCACCTTGATCTAATACACTAATTAGTTGTAGAGATTTCACATCGAGATATTATATTTGCCCATGGAGTTCATAGATTTTATCATTGCAATTTGTCTCAGGATTCTCAAAAGAGTGATTCAGTGGGCACAGAATGGACAGATGAGAAACATAACGAGTATCTACAATCTATGGAGGCATCTTTTGTGGACCAATTATATAATTCCTTGGATTTGCATGGTTCACAGTCACACAAGGAGCACTTATCAGATCCTAAATCCTCCAGGCAAATGCATGTCAGCACTCGTATTCCTTCTGGACAGGTATAGTATCTTATACACTTGTGTTCTTTGGagctaattttgattttttaggGGAGCTAGTCTTAATGCATAACCTTATTTGTGTACTTTCCCCCTGTGTTTCTGACTATGTATCTGTGATTCAGTTTAAGGTCCTTCGGGATGGTTGTTGGACGAAGGTTAATTTTAGAAGAGGTGAAGCACCATCGAGGATTGCCAATGATCCACGTGATATTTCAGTGAATCCATGGGTTCGACATTACAGGTCGGGACATAGACACCAAACTCACCAAACTGTAGCAAGTCCTAGTATACAAGGAAAAACTATATTGGATTCAAAAAATCCGTTTCATATGTTGCAGCCTAATTTGTGCCACCACGATACTGCAGACAGCAATACAGGTAGCTCCCACCTCTACTCAAATGATTTGCTTGAAGCCTTTTTTGCCTCCACATGGTTGTTGATGGGTTTTTTTGTGGCTAGGAAAGAATGATACTTGGGTTACTGAACATATCCCCATGTCGGATCCTCGGACACTTGAATCCCTGTGTCCGGCATGGGGACACTCGTACAATACCAAATAGTATTATTTGTTTCACAACTTGTAATTAATTCTGAGTTAAGTTACTATGTACGTAAAAGCTAAGTAACTGGCTGAAAGATGATTGAGTTAtgcatttaatttaatttgcatagattttttttgtcaagagATTTTGTTATacataaaatgaaatatatattcatgTCATTTCTATAGATGAGTTACCCCCACACCCGGATTCCCATATTATGATGTTTGTTGAATCTGTGTATTCCCATGCTACACATCTACATACCCGTATCCTTGCTTCATAGTTTTGCGGTGGTGTAGGCTACTTTTGTTCATGTGCTACTCAAGTTCTTCTCTGCAGTTTGCAGCCTCTCTTTCATAGCTAGATTTATTAAATGCTTCAACCATGTATAGGGAAACTATTTTAAGTGTAAAGAGCATGACAATGTCATGAGGGTTGAATCCTTATATGTAAggaatttaaaattaagtctAGTATATAGTTCTAAACGGAAAAACAAGTCAAATTTGGGACACAAAAAGTACAGAGGTGAAACAAAGCTGCTTCTGATATTGGTATAGTTAAACCAAATGTAGGACATAGCATTTCTATAAAATGAACAACGTTTTACACAGTTCTCTTTtccatttttgttttattttaccaTTTTGATCTATGGTGAAATGGTAGGGAGAAGAGTGGAAGTATTAGAAGTGATCTATTG
Coding sequences:
- the LOC108223927 gene encoding cold-regulated protein 27, whose product is MEGSFPPPSSAAGSDLLRRRNSDPDSQKSDSVGTEWTDEKHNEYLQSMEASFVDQLYNSLDLHGSQSHKEHLSDPKSSRQMHVSTRIPSGQFKVLRDGCWTKVNFRRGEAPSRIANDPRDISVNPWVRHYRSGHRHQTHQTVASPSIQGKTILDSKNPFHMLQPNLCHHDTADSNTEVTDQNFVDEDLDKEVASQTEIKAAVLASTSSDQVVPCREFPATEDAGNINSSSVKD